The Cytobacillus firmus genome segment AGAATGTGTTTGATTTTTGAAAGGAGGGGGACATATGGCTGAAAAGTCGGCCCGTTCAAAAGAGGTTGATACAGAATTGACCCTTGAACAAGCGAAAGATCTATTAGTTGAAATAGGAAAAAAGACAGGTGTCCTTGCCTATGATGATATAGCAGAAAGATTGTCTCAATTTGAACTTGATTCCCACCAGATGGATGAATTCTACGAATTCCTCGGAGATCAGGGTGTTGAGTTAGTTGGAGATAATGAAAATGCAGATCCAAATGTTCAGGAACTTGCAAAAAATGAGGAAGAATTTGATCTTAATGATTTAAGTGTCCCTCCGGGTGTGAAAATTAATGATCCTGTCCGTATGTACTTGAAAGAAATTGGACGTGTTGATTTACTCTCCGCAGAGGAAGAGATTGCACTTGCCAACCGCATTGAGGAAGGCGATGAAGAAGCTAAAAGACGCCTGGCAGAAGCGAACCTCCGATTGGTTGTGAGTATTGCGAAAAGGTATGTAGGACGCGGAATGCTGTTCCTTGACCTTATCCAGGAAGGGAATATGGGACTGATAAAAGCGGTTGAAAAATTTGATTACCGCAAAGGATTCAAGTTCAGTACGTATGCAACATGGTGGATACGCCAGGCCATTACGAGAGCGATTGCTGACCAGGCCAGAACAATTCGTATTCCTGTCCATATGGTGGAAACCATCAATAAATTGATTCGTGTTCAGCGCCAGCTTCTTCAGGATCTTGGCCGTGAACCAACACCGGAAGAAATTGCTGAAGATATGGATTTAACTCCAGACAAAGTAAGAGAAATTCTTAAGATTGCACAGGAACCTGTTTCATTAGAAACACCTATCGGTGAGGAGGATGACTCCCACTTAGGTGACTTCATCGAAGATCAGGATGCCACTTCTCCTTCGGAGCATGCGGCATACGAGCTTCTGAAAGAACAGCTTGAAGATGTTCTGGACACACTGACAGACCGCGAAGAAAACGTTCTGCGTCTTCGATTCGGTCTTGACGATGGCCGTACAAGAACTTTGGAAGAAGTCGGCAAGGTATTTGGCGTTACCCGCGAACGTATTCGCCAAATTGAAGCCAAAGCCCTAAGAAAGCTGCGCCATCCGAGCAGAAGCAAACGTTTAAAAGACTTTTTAGAATAAAAAATAATTGCCAGTGGATAGTTTACTTCTTACAATGGAAGTAAACTATTTTTTTTGACAGGATGTGCTTGTGTTGGAAGAAAACAGAAAAAAAATCATTGTTAACGAGCTGCTGCATTGGAAAAAGAGCCGAATGCTCCCTGACCATTATTGTGACTACCTGCTAGCTCTTTACACCGAAGGAAGTCAGCCGAAGGATATAAAAAAACGTAAAAATACAGTGGTTTTGTATCTTGCCAACCTTTTCCTCCTGTTGCTGATTCCAATTTCTGCTTTATTAATTTATTTTACTGAATTGTCTATTACTTTGCAAACCGTCATTTTAATTCTTTTCATTTCTCCGTGTATTTTCTTACTTTTTTATTTTTCTAAAAAAGTAAAAATGATACATATACCCATCATATCAGGAGCCTTGATTTTACTAATGGGATCTGTTGATTTTGTATCGGTGTTATATCCAGGAAACGAGGGAATTCTTTATGTTTGCCTAGTAATTAACTGTATTCTTTGGCTGTTCCTGGGATTGAAATGGAAATTTATCTATCTATGGATTTCGGGGGCTTTGGGCTTTCTTTTACTAGTTATTTCTATATTCATATAATAAAATATTTTAAAAAGTTTTTAAATGTTGAGAAAACTCTAACATCCCTTATATAATAGTAATGAAAGCGTATACAACTTTTGTTCTTATAAGGGGGATTTACATGAATTTTGACTTAACTGCAGAACAGAATATGATCCTTAAAACAATCAGGGAATTTGCTCAGGAAGAAGTTGCACCGGGAGCTTTGGAAAGAGACCGCACAAAGGAATTTCCTGTAGAAGTATTTAAGAAAATGGCTGACCTTGGCTTGATGGGACTTCCTTTTCCCGAAGAATATGGCGGCGCAGGGGCAGATACAGTAAGCTTTGCAATTGTTACAGAGGAGTTGAGCAGGGCTTGCGCGTCAACTGGAATCACTTATTCCGCGCATATATCACTTGGCGGAGCACCGCTTTATTTATTCGGGACCGAAGAGCAGAAGAAAAAGTATCTGGTGCCTATCTGTACAGGTGAGTCTTTTGGAGCTTTCGGGCTGACAGAGCCTAATGCAGGATCAGATGCTGGCGGTACCAGAACAACAGCCGTCGAAAAAGATGGTGAATATATCATTAATGGTAATAAATGCTTCATTACGAATGCCAGCTATGCGAAGCATTTAGCTTTGACTGCTGTCACCGGTGAAGTGGATGGAAAAAAAGAAATCAGTGCGATTATTGTTCCAACGGATGCAGAAGGATTTACCGTTATCGATAATTATGAAAAAATGGGACTCAATGCCTCAAATACAACTGAACTGGTGCTTGAAGACGTACGCGTTCCGACTGAGCACTTGCTCGGCAAAAAAGGCGAGGGCTTTAAACAGTTTTTAATCACATTGGATGGAGGGCGTATTGGTATTGGGGCAATGGCTTTGGGGATAGCGCAGGCTGCTTATGACAAAGCGCTTCAATATGCAAAGGAGCGCCAGCAGTTCGGCCGTTCTCTCTCAAACTTCCAAGCTATTCAGTTTAAACTTGCAGATATGGCGATGAAAATTGAATTGGCACGAAATATGGTCTACAAGGCTGCTTGGCTGAAAGATCAGGGGAGACCATTTGCCAAAGAAGCTTCCATGTGCAAGCTCTATGCCTCTGAAATCTGTATGGAAATCGCCGACCAGGCTGTTCAGATCCACGGCGGATACGGCTATATGAAAGAATACCATGTTGAACGCTATATGAGGGACGGTAAGCTCACTGAAATCGGTGAAGGCACCTCTGAAGTACAAAGAATGGTCATTGCGCGCCTTATTGGATGCTAAAACTGTATTTCGTATGACATGAACGAGATATGCAGGTGAAATAATCAGCAAAAACTCCATCCTCAAGGTGGAGTTTTTGTCCATTTTATGAACAAGATTTGACAAAGTTTACAATAGGGCTTTTCCTTCTGTCTTTTTTAAAGTAAAATAGAGATTGTTTGTATACTTACTTAAACTGAATGTGCTTACATAAGGGAGGTTAAATCATGAATCGCAATCCAATAATTCCATTTGTGTTAATTATGGTTTTTGGTGTGGTAGCAATGTTCCTAGTTTCTTTTAAAGGTCTTGGCGATATGGAAGAGCTTGCAAAAGAACA includes the following:
- the rpoD gene encoding RNA polymerase sigma factor RpoD; the encoded protein is MAEKSARSKEVDTELTLEQAKDLLVEIGKKTGVLAYDDIAERLSQFELDSHQMDEFYEFLGDQGVELVGDNENADPNVQELAKNEEEFDLNDLSVPPGVKINDPVRMYLKEIGRVDLLSAEEEIALANRIEEGDEEAKRRLAEANLRLVVSIAKRYVGRGMLFLDLIQEGNMGLIKAVEKFDYRKGFKFSTYATWWIRQAITRAIADQARTIRIPVHMVETINKLIRVQRQLLQDLGREPTPEEIAEDMDLTPDKVREILKIAQEPVSLETPIGEEDDSHLGDFIEDQDATSPSEHAAYELLKEQLEDVLDTLTDREENVLRLRFGLDDGRTRTLEEVGKVFGVTRERIRQIEAKALRKLRHPSRSKRLKDFLE
- a CDS encoding acyl-CoA dehydrogenase, translating into MNFDLTAEQNMILKTIREFAQEEVAPGALERDRTKEFPVEVFKKMADLGLMGLPFPEEYGGAGADTVSFAIVTEELSRACASTGITYSAHISLGGAPLYLFGTEEQKKKYLVPICTGESFGAFGLTEPNAGSDAGGTRTTAVEKDGEYIINGNKCFITNASYAKHLALTAVTGEVDGKKEISAIIVPTDAEGFTVIDNYEKMGLNASNTTELVLEDVRVPTEHLLGKKGEGFKQFLITLDGGRIGIGAMALGIAQAAYDKALQYAKERQQFGRSLSNFQAIQFKLADMAMKIELARNMVYKAAWLKDQGRPFAKEASMCKLYASEICMEIADQAVQIHGGYGYMKEYHVERYMRDGKLTEIGEGTSEVQRMVIARLIGC